A single Silvibacterium dinghuense DNA region contains:
- a CDS encoding PadR family transcriptional regulator, with amino-acid sequence MFREKDADAGQLIQGTLEMLILRALTRGPQHGYAVAEWIHNTSQQVLRVEEGALYPALHRLELRGLLAAKWGMSENNRRAKFYQLTAEGKKRLEAESQRWARLSAAVAFVMQAS; translated from the coding sequence ATGTTTAGGGAAAAAGACGCCGACGCAGGCCAACTCATCCAGGGAACGCTCGAGATGCTGATTTTGCGAGCGCTGACACGCGGTCCGCAGCATGGCTATGCCGTTGCGGAGTGGATTCATAACACTTCCCAGCAGGTGCTGCGGGTGGAAGAAGGCGCGCTGTATCCGGCCTTGCATCGGCTGGAGCTGCGTGGGCTGCTCGCGGCGAAATGGGGTATGTCCGAGAACAACCGGCGGGCCAAGTTCTACCAGCTGACTGCCGAGGGGAAAAAGCGGCTGGAAGCGGAATCGCAGCGCTGGGCAAGGCTTTCCGCAGCTGTCGCATTTGTGATGCAGGCTTCTTAA
- the hisS gene encoding histidine--tRNA ligase yields the protein MSTLKAVRGTRDLLPPETELWNHVEATARRVFSRYNFGEIRTPVFEDTNLFARGVGEETDIVSKEMYTWEDRARAQSEKQQSLTLRPENTAGVVRAYIEHKLGDTGLLQKLFYIGPQFRRERPQKGRYRQFWQIGAEVIGPVSAGSESPLRDAEILEMLATFLTELGIEGWTLEINSVGSATDRPRYVAALREALAPVKHLMCEDNQRRAETNPLRVLDSKDPNDQEIINNLPKIADYLDEDSKAHFAQVLAALDACGVPYRVNPRLVRGLDYYTRTTFEFTHGGLGAQNALLGGGRYDGLSENIGGPKAPGIGFAIGEDRLILTLQAAQEQTATLADYYIAPLSITQNPAALELAKELRRKGLRVELGDGSFRLKKSFELANKLAKKIILLGEDEASTGILTVKDFATAEQTKVPRAEIG from the coding sequence ATGAGCACATTGAAAGCCGTGCGCGGCACACGCGATCTCCTGCCGCCCGAAACCGAACTCTGGAACCACGTCGAAGCCACCGCCCGCCGCGTCTTCTCGCGCTACAACTTTGGCGAAATCCGTACGCCTGTCTTTGAGGACACCAACCTCTTCGCCCGCGGCGTCGGCGAAGAGACCGACATCGTCTCGAAGGAGATGTACACCTGGGAGGACCGTGCGCGCGCGCAGTCCGAGAAGCAGCAGTCGCTCACCCTGCGGCCCGAGAACACCGCCGGCGTAGTCCGTGCCTACATCGAGCACAAGCTCGGCGACACGGGCCTGCTGCAGAAGCTCTTCTACATCGGTCCGCAGTTTCGCCGCGAGCGCCCGCAGAAGGGCCGCTACCGCCAGTTCTGGCAGATCGGCGCCGAGGTCATCGGCCCGGTCAGCGCCGGCTCTGAGTCGCCGCTGCGCGACGCCGAAATCCTCGAGATGCTCGCGACCTTCCTGACCGAGCTCGGCATCGAGGGCTGGACGCTCGAGATCAACTCCGTCGGCTCGGCCACCGATCGCCCGCGCTATGTCGCCGCGCTGCGCGAGGCGCTTGCGCCGGTGAAGCACCTGATGTGCGAGGACAACCAGCGCCGCGCCGAGACCAATCCCCTGCGCGTGCTCGACTCGAAGGACCCCAACGACCAGGAGATCATCAACAATCTGCCCAAGATCGCCGACTACCTCGACGAGGATTCGAAGGCGCACTTCGCGCAGGTGCTCGCTGCGCTCGATGCCTGCGGCGTGCCCTATCGCGTGAACCCGCGCCTGGTCCGCGGCCTCGACTACTACACGCGCACGACGTTTGAGTTCACGCACGGCGGTCTCGGTGCGCAGAATGCCCTGCTCGGCGGCGGACGCTATGACGGCTTGTCGGAAAATATCGGCGGCCCCAAGGCACCGGGCATCGGCTTTGCCATCGGAGAAGATCGGCTGATCCTCACGCTCCAGGCCGCGCAGGAACAGACTGCAACGCTGGCCGACTATTACATCGCTCCGCTGTCGATCACGCAGAACCCTGCCGCGCTCGAGCTCGCAAAAGAGCTGCGCCGCAAGGGACTGCGCGTGGAGCTGGGCGATGGCAGCTTCCGCCTGAAGAAGTCCTTCGAGCTGGCAAACAAGCTGGCAAAGAAGATCATTCTCCTCGGTGAAGACGAAGCCAGCACCGGCATTCTCACGGTGAAGGATTTCGCCACCGCAGAGCAGACGAAGGTGCCGCGCGCGGAGATTGGGTAA
- a CDS encoding ABC transporter permease — MSYGTHGFRLRIKALFHKRRMDRDMAEELAFHQAMMREKMLREGASPGEAETAMRRDFGSEARWHERLRELWQFRSLEQLKRDVVFSMRLLKKSPVFTSVAVLTLALGIGANMAIFSMINALLLRPLPVPHSDELAVIRINYGPQIQYSMASPFFRSLERRHDVFSQVFAFSRYPFNVRMRGGIEAMPGEMVSGDYFSGLQIWPILGRTLTPQDDRPGAPVQSLVLSYDTWKHRFDSNPAVLGQTLEVSKVMFTIVGVMPKGFYGADPTERPDFFIPLATEPLINPENSITKAGYHGWWLSVMGRRQAGVTLPQASAALATATEPILREGVPDANWIAHSLKDHFRFDAEAGGRGFTYMRLTFSKPLYVVFAMCGGILLLACLNLTSLLLARGASRERELATRLALGAARARLVQQMLLESFMLGAAGAAIGLVFAPLVSQSLSAVLLANNSIAAPHLDTSLDVRVFGFAVLLVAVLTLLIGLLPALMATGGSVSEHLKEGQHASRSYTRRALLPRLLMASEVGLALTLLIGAGLLAASLTRLYHSGIGYDPKGLELLSFSMETEKLHGDALAERYREIGEGLVRQPGVRSVSFVLITPFMGMSWDEGFTPEGEKTEKDMWMNVVSPGYFSTSGIAMLAGHDFSAADTASSSLKIVINHAAAKLLFPDRNPIGQHMTRKDARSNKTLSYEVIAVVGDAKYSDVHVPAPATVYLTIAQNIDPFVSYNAVVRMADAKAQAGSLLAAARDVTHRVAPDIPAPTLTSLYQVVDNALATERVMVLLALYFAAVALMVTGIGLYGTLAYATARRTSEIGIRIALGAQRERVVALVFRENAILALSGVVAGLVLALFAARTLTHLNFLFATTAHDPLVLALAVLALAIVATAASLVPAMRASRIDPIRAIRCE; from the coding sequence ATGTCTTACGGCACACACGGATTCCGGCTACGGATCAAGGCACTCTTCCATAAACGGCGTATGGATCGGGATATGGCTGAAGAGCTGGCCTTTCACCAGGCGATGATGCGCGAGAAAATGCTGCGCGAGGGCGCATCCCCGGGCGAGGCTGAAACCGCGATGCGGCGTGACTTCGGCAGCGAGGCGCGCTGGCATGAGCGGCTCCGCGAGCTGTGGCAGTTCCGGAGCCTCGAGCAGCTCAAGCGCGATGTGGTCTTCTCGATGCGACTGCTGAAGAAGTCGCCTGTCTTTACCTCCGTGGCCGTTCTGACACTGGCACTCGGCATCGGCGCGAACATGGCCATCTTCTCCATGATCAACGCGCTGCTCCTGCGTCCGCTGCCGGTACCGCACAGCGATGAGCTGGCGGTGATCCGCATCAATTACGGTCCGCAGATCCAATACAGCATGGCATCGCCATTCTTCCGCAGCCTAGAGCGGCGGCATGACGTCTTCTCGCAGGTCTTTGCCTTCAGTCGCTACCCGTTCAACGTGCGCATGCGTGGCGGCATCGAAGCGATGCCGGGCGAGATGGTGAGTGGGGATTATTTTTCCGGACTCCAAATCTGGCCGATCCTGGGCCGCACACTCACGCCGCAGGATGACCGGCCGGGCGCACCGGTACAGTCGCTGGTGCTGAGCTACGACACATGGAAGCATCGTTTCGACAGCAATCCCGCCGTACTGGGCCAGACACTCGAAGTCAGCAAGGTGATGTTCACCATTGTGGGCGTAATGCCGAAGGGTTTTTACGGCGCTGACCCGACAGAACGTCCGGACTTTTTCATTCCGCTGGCGACCGAGCCGCTGATCAATCCGGAAAACAGCATCACCAAGGCGGGCTACCACGGCTGGTGGCTTTCCGTGATGGGTCGCCGCCAGGCGGGTGTGACCCTGCCGCAGGCCAGCGCCGCACTGGCAACGGCAACCGAACCGATTCTGCGCGAGGGTGTACCGGACGCGAATTGGATCGCGCATTCGCTAAAGGATCATTTCCGCTTCGACGCGGAGGCGGGCGGACGCGGCTTTACGTATATGCGGCTGACATTCTCGAAGCCGCTTTACGTGGTCTTTGCGATGTGCGGCGGCATCCTGCTGCTGGCCTGTCTGAACCTGACCAGTCTGCTGCTGGCGCGGGGAGCTTCCCGGGAGCGGGAACTGGCGACGCGGCTGGCTCTGGGCGCAGCGCGGGCCAGGCTGGTGCAGCAGATGCTGCTCGAGAGTTTCATGTTGGGTGCGGCGGGCGCGGCAATCGGCCTTGTCTTTGCGCCACTGGTCAGTCAGTCGCTGTCTGCCGTTCTGTTAGCAAACAACTCCATCGCCGCCCCGCACCTCGATACGTCGCTCGATGTGCGGGTCTTCGGCTTCGCCGTGCTGTTAGTGGCGGTGTTAACCCTGCTAATCGGGTTACTGCCCGCACTAATGGCTACCGGCGGAAGCGTGAGCGAGCACCTGAAGGAAGGCCAGCATGCTTCGCGCAGCTATACGCGGCGCGCTTTGCTGCCGCGGCTGCTGATGGCCTCAGAAGTAGGACTTGCGCTCACCTTGCTGATCGGCGCAGGACTACTGGCGGCGAGCCTGACGCGCCTCTATCACTCCGGGATCGGCTATGACCCGAAGGGACTGGAGCTGCTGAGCTTCTCCATGGAGACAGAAAAACTGCATGGCGACGCGCTGGCCGAGCGCTATCGCGAAATCGGCGAAGGACTGGTACGGCAGCCGGGCGTGCGCAGTGTGAGCTTTGTGCTGATTACGCCATTCATGGGCATGAGCTGGGACGAGGGATTCACACCCGAAGGAGAGAAAACAGAGAAGGACATGTGGATGAACGTGGTATCGCCGGGGTATTTCTCGACCTCGGGCATCGCGATGCTGGCCGGGCATGATTTTTCGGCTGCGGATACGGCGTCATCCAGCCTGAAGATCGTGATCAACCATGCGGCGGCGAAGCTGCTTTTCCCGGATCGCAACCCGATCGGGCAGCACATGACCCGCAAAGACGCCCGCAGCAATAAGACGCTTTCGTATGAAGTCATCGCCGTGGTGGGAGATGCGAAGTACAGCGATGTGCACGTGCCCGCTCCGGCAACGGTGTACCTGACGATTGCTCAGAACATCGATCCCTTCGTCTCCTATAACGCGGTGGTGCGAATGGCCGATGCGAAGGCGCAGGCGGGATCGTTGCTGGCCGCGGCCCGCGATGTGACACACCGTGTGGCCCCGGATATTCCTGCGCCTACATTGACCTCGCTGTACCAGGTGGTGGACAACGCACTGGCTACCGAACGGGTGATGGTGCTGCTGGCACTGTACTTTGCTGCAGTGGCACTGATGGTCACCGGCATCGGTCTCTATGGAACTCTGGCTTATGCCACGGCGCGGCGCACAAGCGAGATCGGCATACGGATCGCGCTGGGCGCGCAACGGGAGCGGGTCGTGGCACTGGTCTTCCGCGAGAACGCAATCCTGGCGCTGAGTGGAGTCGTCGCAGGACTGGTGCTGGCGCTGTTCGCAGCACGAACGCTGACGCACCTGAATTTTCTCTTCGCAACCACCGCGCATGATCCGCTGGTACTCGCGCTGGCCGTGCTGGCGCTGGCGATCGTGGCCACAGCGGCATCCCTGGTGCCGGCCATGCGTGCCTCGCGGATCGATCCGATACGGGCGATTCGGTGTGAGTAG
- a CDS encoding REP-associated tyrosine transposase gives MAKPGHNANPQDRACSCRTFFVTTKTHRGQALLQAERNAMLFVEVLRRCVTRRDFVLHDFVVMPNHVHLLLTVDETSSVERAMQLVKGGFSYRLRKEHGYPGEVWQRGFSEVRIYDNTSFEKHRDYIAYNPVHAGLVASPDMFPFTLTSLTRKKQGLKPALHTPERHG, from the coding sequence ATGGCAAAGCCTGGCCACAATGCGAATCCGCAAGACAGGGCCTGTAGCTGTCGCACCTTTTTCGTCACGACAAAAACACATCGAGGACAGGCGCTTCTTCAAGCGGAGCGCAACGCGATGCTCTTCGTGGAGGTGCTTCGCCGCTGCGTTACACGAAGAGATTTCGTGCTCCACGACTTTGTCGTCATGCCCAATCACGTGCACCTGCTGCTCACCGTGGACGAGACCTCGAGTGTCGAACGCGCCATGCAGCTTGTGAAAGGCGGCTTCTCCTATCGCCTCAGAAAAGAACACGGTTATCCCGGAGAGGTTTGGCAGCGCGGGTTCTCAGAAGTTCGAATCTATGACAATACAAGTTTCGAGAAACATCGAGATTACATCGCTTATAACCCTGTACATGCAGGCCTTGTTGCTTCGCCCGATATGTTCCCCTTTACTCTTACCTCGCTGACGCGCAAGAAGCAGGGGCTAAAGCCCGCTCTTCATACGCCAGAAAGGCACGGCTGA